Proteins from one Sylvia atricapilla isolate bSylAtr1 chromosome 1, bSylAtr1.pri, whole genome shotgun sequence genomic window:
- the ASTE1 gene encoding protein asteroid homolog 1, which yields MGVQGLTGFVEERGVFFTELRVRDTKLVIDGSSLYHRLCLAPDADFRRGGDYGAFAAAVRGFFGALRACGVAPFVVLDGGRGAEDRKLPTLRGRAAEQLRAAHGLSRGAGGCLVPLLTREAFVQALGRLGVPFVQCFAEADREIAGLANLWGCPVLSLDSDFFVFDLAGGYCPLSHFQWQGVRAAAGPQGCYVPARCFSAERFCGHFGRLSKALLPLFAVMNGNDYVGLEALEAFFSKVRLPRGCAAGRGGRHLRLQGLLKWLAQFAEPAEALDNVLKYLKKHQREEIRELLCTSMEDYAPSEVNLEDFFQNGSYECEAARKADVPQWVLDALAKGKLAPFVINALILRSTFLRVQVENMQRPSAHSTALPIRQVIYGLLLRVSHSTEDASPSKQTNELPTVCEFDRCQKTLQKTFVQAASLPPDFCDDRFPLDKLMEVPTSCRQMLLLETLGVKMSFLEPFPSHLQLPVAVTCYWTRHSEPKVKLNQLKALLLMIVSGELQRITNDPDPTVLPAEDDNIAYNEFLKWKEKKLENNDFDLDAAHSFCQWQCCLQMGLYLNQLLGTPLSEPDLSRLYTGTLVHRLYQELKSAPSVENLFISSPKMAQLYLVLLNTVESMVSPDFFQKMTKTRSESCKKRKASNKKKTAIRCAVPETQHLCNVNRFASLEVDD from the exons ATGGGCGTGCAGGGCCTCACGGGCTTCGTGGAGGAGCGCGGGGTGTTCTTCACCGAGCTGCGGGTGCGGGACACCAAGCTGGTCATCGACGGCAGCAGCCTCTACCACCGGCTCTGCCTCGCCCCCGACGCCGACTTCCGACGCGGCGGCGACTACGGCGCCTTCGCCGCGGCCGTGCGCGGCTTCTTCGGCGCCCTGCGGGCCTGCGGCGTCGCGCCCTTCGTGGTGCTGGACGGCGGGCGCGGCGCCGAGGACAGGAAGCTGCCCACGctgcggggccgcgccgccgaGCAGCTGCGGGCGGCCCACGGGCTGTCCCGCGGCGCCGGCGGCTGCCTGGTGCCGCTGCTGACCCGCGAGGCCTTCGTGCAGGCGCTGGGCCGGCTCGGCGTGCCCTTCGTGCAGTGCTTCGCCGAGGCCGACCGGGAGATCGCCGGGCTGGCCAACCTCTGGGGCTGCCCCGTCCTCTCCCTCGACAGCGACTTCTTCGTGTTTGACCTGGCGGGCGGGTACTGCCCGCTGTCCCACTTCCAGTGGCAGGGCGTgcgcgccgccgccggcccgcaGGGATGCTACGTGCCCGCCCGCTGCTTCTCCGCCGAGAGGTTCTGCGGGCACTTCGGGCGCCTGAGCAAGGCGCTGCTCCCGCTCTTCGCCGTCATGAACGGGAACGACTACGTCGGCCTGGAAGCGCTGGAGGCGTTCTTCAGCAAGGTGCGCCTGCCGAGGGGCTGCGCGGCCGGGAGGGGCGGGAGGCACCTCCGCCTGCAGGGGCTGCTCAAGTGGCTGGCGCAGTTTGCGGAGCCCGCCGAGGCCCTGGACAACGTGCTGAAATACCTCAAGAAACACCAGAGGGAAGAAATACGGGAACTCCTGTGCACTTCAATGGAGGATTATGCTCCGTCTGAGGTGAATCTTGAGGACTTCTTTCAGAATGGGAGCTATGAGTGCGAGGCTGCCAGGAAAGCAGACGTACCACAGTGGGTACTCGATGCTTTGGCGAAAGGTAAGCTGGCCCCGTTCGTCATCAATGCCCTGATACTTAGAAGTACCTTCCTCCGCGTTCAGGTGGAGAACATGCAGAGACCCAGTGCTCATAGCACAGCTTTGCCCATCCGACAAGTTATCTATGGACTGCTTCTGAGAGTATCTCACAGTACTGAAGATGCTTCCCCAAGTAAGCAGACCAACGAGCTGCCCACTGTATGTGAATTTGACAGATGCCAAAAGACACTTCAAAAAACGTTTGTTCAAGCAGCAAGCCTGCCTCCAGATTTTTGTGATGATCGTTTTCCTTTGGACAAGTTAATGGAG GTGCCCACATCATGCCGTCAGATGCTTTTGCTGGAGACTCTGGGAGTGAAAATGAGTTTCCTAGAACCTTTCCCAAGCCATTTACAACTCCCTGTTGCTGTAACGTGTTACTGGACACGTCATTCAGAACCAAAAGTTAAGCTGAACCAATTAAAGGCTCTGCTTCTAATGATAGTTTCTGGAGAACTGCAGAGGATAACCAATGATCCAG ATCCCACAGTTCTACCTGCTGAAGATGACAACATTGCATATAACGAATTTctaaaatggaaggaaaagaaattggaaaataaCGACTTTGATTTAGATGCTGCGCACAGTTTTTGCCAGTGGCAGTGCTGTCTTCAAATGGGATTGTATCTGAACCAGCTACTTGGTACTCCTCTCTCTGAGCCAGACCTAAGTAG GCTTTACACTGGGACCCTTGTGCACAGACTGTATCAAGAGCTTAAATCAGCACCTTCAGTGGAAAATCTGTTTATCTCATCTCCAAAAATGGCTCAGCTATATCTGGTTTTGTTAAATACAGTGGAGTCAATGGTATCTCCAGACTTCTTTCAGAAGATGACCAAGACCAGATCAGAGTCCTGCAAAAAGAGGAAAGCATCtaataagaagaaaacagcCATCCGATGTGCTGTGCCAGAAACTCAGCATTTATGCAATGTTAATAGGTTTGCATCACTGGAAGTGGATGACTGA